In the genome of Erinaceus europaeus chromosome 8, mEriEur2.1, whole genome shotgun sequence, one region contains:
- the TMEM176A gene encoding transmembrane protein 176A, which translates to MSEDMGMVDGGKMAPGAPQKTHIDVHLHQESALAKILECGWGLLRPAKATPASRTRDQRLLVVSWVLQIVLGVLSVVLGGFLYLHSFTLLRYTGAALWTGILALLTGVVTFIHDKRRGTCWCLLRALLALTTFSMAIAAITIGADTFQDFRYRFYDTSVCDISSNSDSRSYWNTDAPRTPSPEQQLRQQLCLTYMYWLKALIMSIQSLLLSVWVLLLLATMTPLGLYCWGKFRPKEKTDQQTPLHVSGI; encoded by the exons ATGTCCGAGGACATGGGGATGGTGGATGGAGGCAAGATGGCCCCCGGAGCCCCCCAGAAGACCCACATCGATGTCCACCTTCACCAGGAGTCAGCCCTGGCCAAGATCCTGGAGTGTGGCTGGGGGCTGCTGCGGCCGGCCAAGGCCACCCCTGCATCCAGGACTCGGGACCAGAGGCTGCTGGTGGTCTCCTGG gTGCTGCAGATAGTGCTGGGGGTCCTGAGTGTGGTGTTGGGGGGATTCCTGTATCTCCACAGCTTCACCCTGCTGCGCTACACGGGAGCTGCCCTCTGGACCGGGATCCTG gccctgctgacTGGCGTGGTTACCTTCATCCATGACAAGAGGAGAGGAACCTGCTGG TGCCTCCTGAGGGCCCTGCTGGCCCTGACCACCTTCTCCATGGCCATCGCCGCCATCACCATCGGGGCTGACACTTTCCAAGACTTCCGCTACAGGTTCTATGACACTTCCGTCTGCGACATCAGCTCCAACTCAGACTCCAGGAGCTACTGGAACACAGACGCTCCCAGAACACCCAGCCCAGAACAGCAGCTCAGGCAGCAGCTCTGTCTGACCTACATGTACTGGCTGAAG GCCCTGATTATGAGCATCCAGTCTCTGCTGCTGAGTGTGTGGGTCCTGCTTCTCCTGGCCACCATGACCCCCCTGGGTCTGTACTGCTGGGGAAAGTTCCGGCCAAAGGAG
- the TMEM176B gene encoding transmembrane protein 176B encodes MALKTVTMNGMEVTQPNHINIHIHQESGVTVLFKACGALKNHLASWPGDSPVRARVSYGLLALGVTHILLGALSCVLGGFLYLGPWNQLLSSGCGFWAGSVAIAAGVGTIIHEKYRGKVSGWGSVLLALVGVATAVGALFFCVSSLAWQDPGFPDADSVCARPRPESTTPYYRRRWNSYNSYSPDWREEECRNYVATVKRILLALRALLLVVCALQAMVSLASLGLGVRLLCGRSSSLALEDEGSEKKLLGENSAPPSPYKEKNMTAITP; translated from the exons ATGGCCCTCAAGACAGTGACCATGAATGGGATGGAGGTGACCCAGCCCAACCACATCAACATCCACATCCACCAGGAGTCAGGGGTGACAGTGCTGTTCAAGGCCTGTGGGGCCCTCAAGAACCACCTGGCAAGCTGGCCGGGTGATAGCCCTGTCCGGGCCAGGGTCAGCTATGGGCTGCTGGCCCTGGGG GTAACACACATCCTGCTTGGGGCTTTGAGCTGTGTCCTTGGTGGCTTCCTCTACTTGGGACCCTGGAACCAGCTGCTGAGCTCAGGCTGTGGCTTCTGGGCAGGCTCTGTG GCCATCGCAGCTGGAGTCGGAACCATCATCCACGAGAAGTACCGTGGCAAAGTCTCT GGCTGGGGGTCGGTTCTGCTGGCGCTGGTGGGCGTCGCCACTGCCGTGGGCGCCCTCTTCTTCTGCGTCAGCAGCCTCGCCTGGCAGGACCCTGGCTTCCCTGACGCGGACTCCGTCTGTGCTCGCCCCAGGCCTGAGAGCACCACCCCCTACTACAGGAGGAGATGGAACAGTTACAACAGTTACAGCCCAGactggagggaggaggagtgCAGGAACTACGTGGCCACGGTGAAG AGAATACTCCTGGCCCTCCGTGCTCTGCTTCTGGTGGTCTGTGCTCTGCAAGCCATGGTGTCCTTGGCTTCTCTGGGTCTGGGTGTCCGCCTCCTATGTGGCCGCAGCTCCTCCCTGGCCCTG GAAGATGAAGGGTCGGAGAAGAAACTTCTAGGAGAGAATTCAGCACCACCCTCCCCCTACAAGGAGAAGAACATGACAGCCATCACCCCGTGA